In a genomic window of Infirmifilum sp. NZ:
- a CDS encoding DedA family protein: protein MSITVAVSELAVKVLSELGLPGVFLLMVLESALVPIPSEVVMVFAGFLVYRGRFGLLESVAAGSLGNLVGSLLAYYLGLSAGRGFLLRYGRYLLVSEHHLLAAERFFQRSGRLAVFVGRMLPAVRTVISFPAGVARMSVRDFTVLTFLGSIPWNLLLVAAGYYLGENWWLVESYAPLLDALGVGLLVALAAYYFLRVRRVPLPEAGSGRRLYPGRAEVS from the coding sequence GTGTCGATTACTGTAGCCGTCAGCGAGCTCGCGGTGAAAGTGCTGTCGGAGCTCGGCCTTCCAGGTGTCTTCCTCCTCATGGTTCTCGAGAGCGCGCTGGTCCCTATTCCGAGCGAGGTCGTGATGGTTTTCGCTGGCTTCCTCGTCTACAGGGGGCGGTTCGGCCTCCTCGAGTCCGTGGCGGCGGGGAGCCTCGGCAACCTTGTGGGCTCGCTGCTTGCCTACTACCTTGGCCTCAGCGCCGGTAGGGGCTTCCTCCTCAGGTACGGCAGGTACCTTCTCGTAAGCGAGCACCACCTGCTCGCCGCGGAGAGGTTCTTCCAGAGGAGTGGGAGGCTCGCGGTCTTCGTCGGCAGAATGCTCCCCGCGGTCCGCACGGTCATAAGCTTCCCGGCGGGTGTGGCGAGGATGAGCGTGCGCGACTTCACCGTCCTGACGTTCCTCGGGAGCATACCCTGGAACCTTCTCCTCGTCGCGGCGGGCTACTACCTCGGGGAGAACTGGTGGCTCGTTGAAAGCTACGCACCCCTGCTCGACGCCCTGGGCGTGGGTCTCCTGGTGGCCCTCGCGGCGTACTACTTCCTCAGGGTGAGGCGCGTCCCCTTGCCTGAAGCGGGGAGCGGTAGACGCTTATACCCGGGTCGCGCTGAAGTCAGTTAG
- a CDS encoding Piwi domain-containing protein yields the protein MPTGGNRPYLKGGELPEVLLSFRKAPLALEQATYDPYEGLRYYGPYRAADVKILHLMTEVAEPHRLSVVLENLEEQIRSFLEELLEKDKAKVKIEREKFSDFLSIASESANNRREFMKKIEDITKKYKEYIVLTYLPRYALREEVRSRVYARVKALGLQKGFISQFYSERLAGMLRSFSRNEDTWSVKAKVRNLSLNILAKAGGIPWALYNKLEYDIVVGMSWSIRRERISSTGPTTRIYGVVHTFSNAGVFETFRAFACRPKEEALTEAIQKSLDKISEDRPNSGGKVLIMTRERLKKKFLKRLSEHLKTQHGYDLDVVGVFAHTPIRMYDPRDKVLLAPSGLYFMESDRVAYLITTGKREKAKYTGIGVPRPVKVEVLYHSDQADMTLKRALVAAHALTAMNWRSFWGSLRLPVPVHYALLVAQTLRAMDNEDLENAFEIDGYLYKPKNYVDKPWFL from the coding sequence ATGCCTACGGGAGGTAATAGACCATACCTTAAGGGTGGTGAATTACCGGAGGTACTGTTGTCATTCAGGAAAGCGCCCCTAGCTCTGGAGCAGGCAACATATGACCCCTACGAGGGGCTAAGATATTACGGACCATATAGAGCAGCTGACGTGAAAATCCTGCATTTAATGACGGAAGTGGCAGAGCCTCACCGCCTTTCCGTTGTACTTGAAAATCTCGAGGAGCAGATTCGGAGTTTTCTGGAAGAACTCTTGGAGAAGGATAAAGCTAAAGTTAAAATAGAGCGAGAAAAGTTCAGTGATTTCCTGAGTATCGCCTCGGAGAGCGCAAACAATAGGAGAGAATTTATGAAGAAGATAGAGGACATTACTAAGAAATATAAAGAATATATCGTGCTAACGTACCTGCCACGCTACGCGCTCCGAGAAGAAGTTAGAAGTAGAGTCTACGCGAGGGTGAAAGCTCTAGGTCTGCAGAAAGGCTTCATATCTCAGTTTTACTCGGAGAGGCTCGCTGGTATGCTTCGTAGCTTTTCTAGGAACGAGGATACGTGGAGTGTGAAAGCGAAGGTGAGGAATCTGTCCTTGAACATTCTGGCTAAGGCCGGGGGCATTCCTTGGGCGCTGTACAACAAGCTAGAGTACGATATCGTAGTGGGCATGAGCTGGAGCATTCGAAGAGAGAGGATTTCTTCCACCGGTCCCACCACCAGAATCTACGGAGTAGTCCACACGTTCAGCAATGCGGGTGTTTTCGAGACCTTTAGGGCGTTTGCATGCAGACCTAAAGAGGAGGCCCTGACCGAGGCTATCCAGAAGAGCCTAGACAAAATAAGCGAGGATAGACCGAATAGCGGGGGAAAGGTACTGATCATGACCAGGGAGCGTTTGAAGAAGAAGTTCCTTAAGAGACTATCAGAGCACCTTAAAACACAACACGGGTACGACCTCGACGTGGTTGGCGTCTTCGCCCACACACCAATAAGGATGTACGACCCGAGAGATAAAGTGCTTCTCGCCCCAAGTGGGCTGTACTTTATGGAGTCTGACCGAGTTGCTTACCTCATCACGACGGGAAAGCGGGAAAAGGCGAAGTACACCGGTATAGGCGTCCCGAGACCTGTGAAGGTAGAGGTACTCTATCACTCTGATCAAGCGGATATGACGTTAAAGCGAGCGCTGGTGGCGGCTCACGCTCTAACGGCAATGAACTGGAGAAGCTTCTGGGGCTCTCTGAGGCTACCCGTGCCCGTGCACTACGCTTTGCTCGTGGCGCAGACCCTACGTGCAATGGATAACGAAGACTTGGAGAATGCATTTGAGATAGACGGCTATCTTTACAAGCCGAAAAATTACGTGGATAAACCATGGTTCCTGTGA
- a CDS encoding NEW3 domain-containing protein translates to MKAKLLTALLVIALVSTLSLYLSAPYNPQGSASRPEVSAGVSGYVYDSEGNPLPGVAVTVYNSNGGVEGTTTTSSSGFFSIALMPGTYTLKLSKPGYVDKSQTFTISTSSTTPGYVYLGTITMSRAVVVSVPVQSIKLPVLSTASYQVQVSNQGSQPVSVAILKALSCPLDLKLTSGSSEVQSLMLDPSQTVTLNLAVTSYYTSGAVCNATLTFQTPYYNITRTLTVTIYPVDLGLVTTQASSIKVSPGSVVSIPLQVLNKLSTDFTAEISVDLPQGWSGKVLSSQGVEIQALTLTQGSSASLTLTLEVPKSATAGSYAVTVRLTGKSPYFEYALPLTIAVSAGAPKLRIEAQSPHVDTYAGKSGKFPITLYNLGDSDALVNFTVEGLPSGYSWSMQDSQGNTVSQVYIKAGSSIQLALVVGAPVVAEPTNVQFTLVASTAQSSDSVNLSLGVLGQYKLAFVTQSFYLETVPGADASFQVQVQNSGMSTVTNVALKVLNAPSGFTVSVTPTSVAQLKPGDTATFILSISTDSTINTGDYYVTFAVTGDQVDAMQRDLHVYVKPSGTPAYLIGALVLVLVVALILAYRRFGRR, encoded by the coding sequence ATGAAAGCAAAACTGCTCACAGCGCTCCTGGTCATCGCACTCGTCTCGACGCTTTCACTGTACCTCTCAGCCCCCTACAATCCGCAGGGATCGGCCTCGCGGCCAGAGGTTAGCGCGGGCGTGTCAGGCTACGTCTACGACAGCGAGGGAAATCCGCTACCCGGAGTCGCGGTCACAGTCTACAACTCCAACGGCGGGGTTGAAGGGACTACAACAACCTCCAGCTCGGGCTTCTTCAGCATAGCTTTGATGCCTGGAACCTACACTCTCAAGCTCTCGAAGCCCGGCTACGTCGATAAGTCACAGACCTTCACCATTTCGACAAGCTCGACAACCCCGGGCTACGTGTACCTCGGGACCATCACCATGAGCAGAGCGGTTGTCGTCTCAGTACCCGTCCAGTCCATCAAGCTGCCGGTGCTGTCCACGGCCAGCTACCAGGTCCAAGTCTCGAACCAGGGCTCGCAGCCCGTCAGCGTTGCGATACTCAAAGCCCTCAGCTGCCCGCTGGACCTCAAGCTAACGAGCGGGTCGTCGGAGGTGCAGTCCCTCATGCTTGACCCGTCCCAGACGGTAACGCTGAACCTGGCTGTGACATCCTACTACACCTCGGGGGCCGTGTGCAACGCTACCCTAACCTTCCAGACTCCCTACTACAACATCACCCGAACCCTAACCGTCACGATCTACCCTGTTGACCTCGGCCTCGTCACCACCCAGGCGTCCTCGATAAAGGTAAGCCCCGGCTCCGTCGTCTCGATACCGCTCCAGGTGTTGAACAAGCTCTCCACAGACTTCACAGCAGAGATCAGCGTCGACCTGCCGCAGGGGTGGAGCGGGAAGGTGCTCAGCAGCCAGGGCGTCGAGATCCAAGCCTTGACGCTCACCCAAGGCTCCTCGGCCTCCCTCACGCTGACGCTGGAAGTCCCGAAGAGCGCAACTGCTGGGAGCTACGCGGTGACCGTTCGCTTAACCGGTAAGAGCCCCTACTTCGAGTACGCGCTACCCCTCACGATAGCGGTGTCTGCGGGTGCTCCTAAGCTGAGGATCGAGGCGCAGAGCCCGCACGTCGACACCTACGCCGGCAAGTCAGGCAAGTTCCCGATAACCCTCTACAACCTCGGGGACAGCGACGCGCTCGTCAACTTCACCGTGGAGGGCTTGCCGTCCGGCTACTCCTGGAGCATGCAGGACTCGCAGGGCAACACGGTGAGCCAGGTGTACATCAAGGCGGGCTCCAGCATCCAACTCGCGCTGGTCGTCGGCGCTCCGGTTGTCGCCGAGCCGACCAACGTGCAGTTCACGCTTGTGGCGTCCACCGCCCAGTCCTCAGACAGTGTTAACCTCAGCCTCGGTGTCCTAGGGCAGTACAAGCTGGCGTTCGTGACCCAGAGCTTCTACCTCGAGACTGTTCCAGGGGCAGACGCCTCCTTCCAGGTGCAGGTCCAGAACTCGGGCATGAGCACTGTGACGAATGTAGCTCTAAAGGTGCTGAACGCCCCTAGCGGCTTCACAGTCTCTGTCACCCCCACGAGCGTCGCTCAGCTTAAGCCGGGTGACACGGCGACGTTCATCCTCTCGATCTCGACCGACTCCACGATCAACACTGGCGACTACTACGTCACCTTCGCGGTCACCGGAGACCAGGTCGACGCGATGCAGAGGGATCTGCACGTCTACGTGAAGCCCTCTGGGACGCCGGCCTACCTCATCGGTGCCTTAGTGCTAGTGCTGGTGGTTGCCCTGATTTTAGCGTATAGGAGGTTCGGTAGGAGGTGA
- a CDS encoding ABC transporter ATP-binding protein has product MEWVVETENLVKTYRDRSGVVKALDGVSVRVPRGVLFGLFGPNGSGKSTLISILVGLQLPDSGSARVLGFDAIRESVEIRKRVGLMPENYGFYERMTAYENLEYLGLLDGIPESQLKERIMSVLELVGLKEAANRKVGGFSRGMMQRLALAQALLKDPELLILDEPTLGLDPQGVQMFRELVGELLKQGKTIIISTHLLREIGYLCTHAALIKLGKVTAQGSIEQLSEIYSKEKGYRWEVTVSDRPEDFFRAVKSLPGVTEVTLSNNKVVVSASKDVKEEILQLARGFKLESITPLTPTWEELYRFFEGGGWE; this is encoded by the coding sequence GTGGAATGGGTTGTGGAGACTGAGAATTTGGTGAAGACGTACAGGGATAGGAGCGGCGTCGTGAAGGCGCTGGACGGCGTTAGCGTGAGGGTGCCGCGGGGGGTTTTGTTCGGCCTCTTCGGCCCCAACGGGAGCGGCAAGTCGACTCTCATCTCGATCCTCGTGGGACTGCAGCTACCTGACAGCGGCTCAGCCAGGGTGCTCGGCTTCGACGCGATAAGGGAGTCCGTTGAGATCAGGAAACGCGTGGGGCTGATGCCCGAGAACTACGGTTTCTACGAGAGGATGACGGCCTACGAGAACCTCGAGTACCTGGGCCTCTTGGACGGCATACCTGAGAGCCAGCTTAAGGAGCGGATAATGAGCGTGCTCGAGCTTGTGGGCCTAAAGGAGGCAGCTAACCGGAAGGTCGGAGGCTTCTCCAGGGGCATGATGCAGAGGCTCGCTTTAGCTCAGGCGCTGCTCAAGGACCCAGAGCTCCTGATCCTCGACGAGCCGACGCTCGGCCTTGACCCTCAGGGCGTCCAGATGTTCCGCGAGCTTGTAGGAGAATTGCTCAAGCAGGGTAAGACGATAATAATATCGACGCACCTGCTCCGCGAGATAGGCTACCTCTGCACCCACGCGGCGCTGATAAAGCTTGGCAAGGTCACTGCGCAGGGGAGCATCGAGCAGCTGTCGGAGATCTACAGCAAGGAGAAGGGGTACAGGTGGGAGGTCACGGTGTCCGACAGGCCTGAAGACTTCTTCAGGGCTGTTAAAAGCCTCCCGGGAGTCACCGAGGTCACTCTCTCAAACAACAAGGTCGTCGTCTCAGCCTCGAAGGATGTGAAAGAGGAGATCCTCCAGCTGGCCAGGGGCTTCAAGCTCGAGTCGATAACTCCTCTCACGCCGACATGGGAGGAGCTCTACAGGTTTTTCGAAGGGGGTGGTTGGGAGTGA
- a CDS encoding winged helix-turn-helix domain-containing protein, which translates to MKERRTRLKILLDIMETLNRLGEANVSQLIVEVNISSDRLSRYLDRLLEKGLAEKRVIGREVRYRLTRKGHDFLDELKRVVKVVEAFGIEI; encoded by the coding sequence ATGAAGGAGAGGAGAACGAGGCTCAAGATACTTCTCGACATAATGGAGACGCTGAACAGGCTTGGTGAGGCCAACGTCTCCCAGCTGATAGTCGAGGTGAACATATCAAGCGACAGGCTTTCAAGGTACTTGGACAGGCTCCTGGAAAAGGGGCTCGCCGAGAAGAGGGTTATCGGGAGGGAGGTGAGGTACCGGCTGACGAGGAAAGGCCATGACTTCCTGGACGAGCTGAAGCGCGTGGTCAAGGTGGTCGAGGCCTTCGGCATAGAGATCTGA